TGAGCATCCGCACGGCGGTGAGGTTCAAACGCCCGTCGGCGATCGCGGCGAACAGGACCGGGTACTCCCGGGCCGTTCGAGCGGCGTGGATGCGATTGAATGCCTCGTGCTCGGACAGCCGCAGCTCACCCACACAGTAGGCGAGCATCGAGGAGTACGCAGCGGGCCGGTAGAGCTGGCGCGCCTCGACTTCGGCAAGGTGCGCGAGCAGCGAGGCAGTCGTAGTGCGATCAGTGGCGACGAGCGAGGCGAGATCGCGCAGCAGCACCCGGTCGGAGAGGTGCGAAAGCGAGTAGGAAGGCATGACGGATCTCCGCGGCTGTGAGAGTCGCGGGGGCAGGGCTCTTCATATCATTCGTGTTCGCGGCGCAATTGCAGGCCGGCGTGGCGCCTCGCGGCGAGCCGCGCGAAAACATTTCAACGTCTCACGAGTTCGGCGCAGCTCCGCGCACGTGGAGAGCGCTGGAGCGAGATCAGCAGGCCAGTCGTGCGTCGCGGCGATGTCGCGCCCGAAAGTCGTCAAGCGAAATCGGCATCGCGCTGCCGCACCGGCTGAAGAAGTCTCGTGAAGCCCGAAGGCTACGGCGCGTCGAAGCGTGTGCCGGCAGCCACCTCGAAGCGCGTCTCGTCGACGCGAATGCGCTGCTGCTGCATGCCGGAGTCGGCAAGCACCTCGGTGGGCAGCCACACTCCGTCGAATTCCTGATAGCCGCGATACGTCGTCACCACCCACAAGCGGCCCACCGGAGTGGGAACTCGCGTGCGCGTGCCGCGCAAGCGGCCGGTATCGGCTTCGAACCAGGCCTGCCACTCGGTGCCGTGCGCATCGAGGCCGTGCGCACGAATGCAGGGCGCGCCGTCGAACATCGCGAGTGAATCCGGGACCAACCGCTTCGTGTAGGGCTCGAGTGGCAGCATGCCGAGCAAGGCGCTCGAAAATTGCGTGTTCGCCACCATCTCGGGTTCGAGGGTGCGCCGCGGCGACCCCGGCTCGAGCGTCCACGCCGAGTCGCCGTCGAAGCCCTGAGCCACGCGAAGGTCGCCGAGCGTGAAGCTCACTCGAAAGCGGCCATCCGACGCGAGCGCCGATTCGTACGCTCCCGCGTAGGGCGTTCCCGGAATGTCGACGCGCCCCCGCTGTGTGACGCCATTGGGCCGCGCCGACTCGACCGCGCCGTAGGCGGAGGCAATCCGGGTTCGCAGCTCATCGGGGCCCGGGAGCTCGCCGTGGCTCGCGATCGAGCCCGCCGCAGGTGAGCCGCCGTTGGCCTCGCTCGATCGAGCGGGAGTGACTCGCGTGGCTCGCCCGCTGCGGCGGTGGGCGCTCGCGAGCCGCGAAGCCTCGGCGATGCCGGCGTCCAGAATCGGATCGCGACCCGGAGCACCGGGACTCCCTCGGTCGACACGCACGTCGGGCGACACGCCGCCTTTCAGCTCGAGGATGCGCGTGTAGGTCGGCAGCTCGAAGGCCGGATACATCAGAACCGTGCTGTCGCCCAGTTCTTCGAAAGTGGCCGGGATCACCGCACCCGCGGAGTTCTCGCCCACCAGTCGTGCGAGGCCCCGCTGCTTGAGTTCGTAGGCGATGACGTCTTTGGCACTCCGCGACTGCCGGTCGATCAACGCCACGATTGGTCCCTGCCAGCCCGAGGTGGAGCCGTCGAGCACCGCGAGCAGTCGCGGGATCATAAACGCATTGCCGCCGCGACCGCGCAGGTCAAGCACCAGAGCGTCGGCGTCACGCAGCGGACCCGACAGCGCCTCTTCGAGCATCGCGTCGACGCCCTGCAGATGCACGTACCACAGGTGAAAATACCCGACTCGTTGCCCGCCCTGCCTCACCACGTGCGCACTGGCGGCGGCCGCCAGTCGCGTCGAGTAGGGCGCCGCCACGATTTCGACCGACCTTCCGCCTGCGAGCGAGAGCCGCACGGTTTCCCCGATCGGGGTGATGAGCGCGTGGATCGGAGGATCGAGCCGGTCGCCGAGCGCGGCGTCGTCGGTGCGCCAGTCGAGCCGCGGGCTGTTCGCCACCGCGACGCCGTCGAGTTCGAGCACCGGGTCCCAGCGCCGCACCCCGGCGTGTTCGGCGGGACCGCCCTCGAGCACGTTCCAGGCGTAGTAGCGGCCCTCGATCTCGATCAGCTCCATCCCGACCGTTGCCACCAGCTCGTTGCCGAGTTCGGCAAACCAGCGTCGATAGGTGCGCTGCGAGATGATCGCGAGATGAGTGGCGGGAACCTGCGAAAGCAGCGACCAGATGACCGCGCGCTCCTCGGCAGGCGAGTGCGCGGCGCGCGCTGCGGGGCGCAGCGAGTCGGCGAGCTGGAGCAGCCGGGTCTCGCGAAATGACTTGTCGTAGTAGCGCGACTCGAGCGCGTGCACGACGCGCTCGAACAGTGGCGGCCGGCCCTCGCTCGCGTGGCCCTCGAACGGCAAGGTGGCAAGCATTGCGCCGGCCAGCAGCGCAGCGCCGATCCGCGGGCGGGCGCGACTCAGGTTCCTCACGTTACCGAGGCGGATGAAACACGATCGCATGGTCGGCTCCAGATCGCTGAGGCGGATGGCGACTGTGATTTGCGCCACGAGATGGGATCAAATCGTCGAAATGATGGTCTGAATTGCTGGATTCTGACCCTCCAATGGCCCACACTGCCAAGTCACCCCGTGTGCAACTCGGCAGCGGATGCGGGTGCGAGACCACCGTGGGCACGGACGTCACTGCGAAAGTAGCTCTTGATGCCCCGATTCCTACCGCCCGCTACGGTGCTTGCGGCGGCGATGTTGCTCGTCGCTGCGGTCACGCCCGCGGCGGCGGATCTCCATTACTACGTCAAGCCGTTCCCGCTCGGAAACGACGCCAACTCCGGCACCTCGTTCGTGAGCGCGTGGGCGACGCTGGAGCACGCGTTCGATCAGGTGTCGCCGCCGAACGCCGCGAACGGTGACATCTACATTCACGTGCTCGGCAACGTGTCGACGGGCAGTGGATGGCAGTCACCCGCGTTCACCCCGGCCGACGGGCGGCGGCTGATCGTCGTGGGCACGAACCTCGCCGATCCCTCGACGACCGTGATCGACGGTGGTTCGCTCGTGACGTCTCACGTGACGTTCATCGGGCTCACCTTCGCATCGCGCCTGCAGGTCGACTCGACCGCGTTCTCGGACTCGATTCGCGACTGCCGCCTGATCCACTCGCTCTCGATCGACGGCGACTACTTCACCATTCTTCGCAGCACGATCCTCGGCAGCAAGTTCGACGACGACCTCGCGATCGGAGCGGCCGGGCAGGGAATCCGCACCGTCGGCACCAGGATCGTCGCGTGCACGATCGATCTCGGCTCCGGGCTCACCGAGCGGCGCGGCATCATCCACACCGGGAAGGCCGGCATCGCCTCGAACACCCACTCGTTCTGCGACTCCACCCTGTTCGAACGCAACGACATCACGCTGAGAATCACGTCGATCGCCGGAGAGATGCCCGCCGTCACGCACTACTGGACCCTCAACATGGTCAAGCAGTACAACCGCTGGCAGATCATCAACGACAACTCGAGTGAGTACTCGCTGGTCTACAAGGTTCGCGACGGCAGCGAGAACCACGTCTGGAACGCGGACACGCTGCGATTCACCGGGCCGCGCGCGAGCAGTGTGTGGCTGACCCAGGGTGGCAACATCGCCGAAGGCTCACCGAACGTGCGCAACTGGACGATCGACTCGTGCTACGTCCACTTCGAGCGCGGAGCACTCGAGTGGCACTCGGGCATTCGTTTCGCTTCGATGACGTACACCACCGTGGTGAGTCAGTCGGGCGTCGCGATGAAGGCCGAGGGCGACTCGGTGGTGGGCGAGAATCGATTCGACCACAACACGTTCGTGGGAGTTCATGGAGACTCGTCGAACGGCGCGGGCGGAATCGTGGTCTTTCACCCGCTCGACCAGTGGGAGTCGGCTTCGCGCATCCGTTTCACGAACAACATCGTCGCCGCGGCCGATCCGGTGCGTTCGAACTGGCCGTGTCCGCATCCCCCGACCTCCGACGGTTCGGTCACGATCGACGGCGCGCGGGCGGCGCTCGTCTACCCCGAAGAGCCGTTCACCTGTGAGCACTTCGACTCGGATCACAATCTGTTCTCGAACTACACCTACGGCGATGTGCCGGGAGACCGGTCGCTGCTGTGGCAGGGCGCCTCGAAGCACTGTTCGGGCGTCGGAGCGGGAAGTGAACTTCACTCGGCCTGTTCGAACGTTGCAGGAGACTCGAGTTCGGTCTACGGCAGCGCGCAATTCGCGTTCGGAGGCACGCTGGGCGACAGCCTGCCGTCCGCGAATTTCAATCCCGCTCCCGGCCCGCAGTCGGCCGCCCGAGGCGCGGGAAGTGCCGGAAGCGGCATCGGTGCGCTGGCGTTCTCGCCCGGATCGGGGCTCTGGATTTCGTCCGGCAGCTCGTTCGACTTCTCGACCTCCGGTTGCCCGGCGCTGCACACCGGGACGATCGAGATCACGAATTCGTCGAATTCGGTGGCGAGCATCCTCGGCGTGGTCGCCAACTCCACGACGCTCGGTGACTTCGCGCCTGCGTCGTTGAGCATTCCGGCCGGCGGCTCGCGCACGCTCGACTTCACGTATCAGGTCGTCGGCGCGGAGTGCAGCACCCCGGTCGTCCGCACCATCACGCTGACGACGAACTCCGCGAGCGCGCCAAGCTTGATGGTGCCGGTGACGCTGCGCGAGAACTCGGTGGTGGCGGTCAATCCGGGGCGACCCCCGGTTCTCGCACTCGCTCAGGTTCACCCCAATCCGCTGGCGACGCCGGCCCGATTCGAATTCTCCGTGACACGGAGCACGATCGCTCGACTCGATCTGTTCGACCTCGGGGGACGCCGCGTCTGCACGCTGTTCGATGGCGTCGCGAACGCGGGAACGCACCACGTCGACTGGAGCGGAGCCGACCTGCGGGGACGCCGAGTGCCGCCGGGTCTCTACTGGCTTCGTCTGGAAGCCGATTCGCGCCGACTCGTGCGCAAGGTCGCGATCGTTCGCTGACGGCGCGTCCGCGGCGCGAGGCGCGCGTGGCGCTGCTCGAGTGCCCGCGTTGAACCACACCGCGTGGGCCGCTACACTACGCCCCTCTTTTTTGCGTGCGGCCCGCCCCCGCGGGCGTGCGCGATCGCCGCGGCCAACCGCGCGATCTCACGCTGGCCGTTCCACCCCACAGGATCGACCGCACTCACTCATGAAGATTCTGGTCACCGGCGCCTCGGGCTTCATCGGGCAGCCGCTCGTCCGTCGGCTGCTCGTCTCCGGCCACGCGGTGCGAGCGCTGGTTCGGCGCGTGCCGGTCGCAGCTCCGGGCGACACCCGCGCGGGTGGAGCCGAATACCTGCAGGGCGATCTGTCCGACGTGCCGTCGCTCGCTCGGGCGGTGGCCGGAATGGATGCGATCGTCCACCTGGCGTGCGCGACCGGCGTGGCGGACGCCGCGCTGGTGCAGCGCATCAATGTGGACGGCACGCGTGCCCTGCTCGAGGCGGCGAAGACCGCCGGGGTGCGTCGGTTCGTGTTCGTCTCGACCATCTCGGCGACCCGCGAGCGCATGGGTCCCTACGGCAGAACGAAACTCGAGGGCGAGCGACTGGTCGCGGCCTCGGGCCTCGAGTGGGTCACGGTCCGGCCGTCGCTGGTCTACGGTTCCTCCGACATCGGCCTGTTCGCGACGCTTTCGGCCTACTTGAAGAAGCTGCCGGTGGTGCCGGTGATCGGCGACGGAAAGATCGAACTGGATCCGGTCCACGTCGAGGACGTGAACGCCGTGATCGAACAGTGCGTCACGCGCGCGGACGTGATCGGCAAGTCCTACGACCTGCTGGGCCCCGAACGCGTCACGTTCAACGACTTCCTGGCGCTGGTCTCGCGCTCGCTCGGAGTCCAGAAGCCGGTCGTCCACCTTCCGGGGCCGCTCGCGCTCCTGATGGCGTCGGTGCTCGGAATGATCTCCAAACGGCCGCCGGTCTCGGTCGACAACGTGCTGGGCATGATCTCGCCGGCGCGCGTCGATCGCGAGCCGCTGCGGCGCGATTTCAAGCTCCCGTGGATCCGCCTCGAGGAAGGCCTGCGTCGCAACGACGATCCGCGTTCGAGCGCCGGCGCCGCGGTCGCCGCGAATCTTGCGAACGCCTATGCGGCCGCGCCGCCGCCCAGGGTTCCCCTGTCCGGCACTTCGCTGTCGCCCGGGTCCGGCATGGCCTCGCCGCCCTCGATGTCGCCGAGCGGTGTCGAGCTGGGTGCGGTCGCGATGCAGGAACGCCCGACTTCGCCGGGGTCGGTACCGTTGCCGGAAATGCTGCGCAACTCGCCCCGACCGTTGCGCAAGGTGCGAGTCGGCGTGGTAGGGCTCGGAAAGATGGGAGTCGCCCACACGACCGTGCTCTCGATGATTCCCGACTGCGAGGTGGTGGGACTGGTCGATCATCACCCGGGCCTCGCCAAGAGCCTGCAGGGCATGGGACACCGCGCGCCCTACTTCAAGAGCGTCGACGCCCTGATCGATCGCGCCGCGCCGGACGCGATCTTCGTGTGCACGCCCCAGAACTCGCACCTCGCGGTCTCGCGGCTGGCGCTCGAGGGCGGCTGCGCGGTGTTCGTCGAGAAGCCGCTCGCGCATACGCTCGAAGAAGGGGAGAAGCTCGCCGAGCTGGCGGCGGAGAAGCGCCGCCCGGTCGGTTGCGGCTTCACGCTCGCCTATCTGCCGGTCTTCGCAGCCGGTCAGCACGCGCTCGCGACTGGCGCGCTCGGTGCGGTCCGGCAGGCGCGCTCATCGATGTACCTCTCGCAGGTGTTCGGGCCACGCAAGGGCTGGATGTACGAGAAGTCGCGCTCGGGCGGCGGCGTGGTGGCGAACATCTCGTCGCACCTGCTGTTCCTGCTCGAGTGGTACCTCGGCACGCCGGTCGAGGTGCGCGCGAACGCGAGTCGGCTTTACGGCGAGGTCGAAGACGAGCTGCACGGCATGATGACGCTCGCGAGCGGGGCCGAGGTCGGCTTCGACTCGTCGTGGAGCGTTCCGGGCTATCCGCTCTCGGCGGTGGTGATCGAAATCGAAGGCGAGAACGGAAAGCTGCTGGTCTCGAACGATGCGCTCGAACTCGACCTCGCACAGGCCGCGGGCGGCTGGCCCGCCGGTTACTCGCGTCTGCGTCCCGCCGACCTGCCACAACCGGCGCGATACGACGTGAACGGCGAGGGCTACTACCTGGAAGACGCCGCGTTCCTCGCCTGGGCGACCGGCGGGGTTGCGCCGCCCACCACGGTGGACTCGGCGCTGCGCGTGCAGCGCGTCATGGATGCGCTCTACCGCTCGGCCGATCAGAGCGGCGAGCGCGTGAAGGTCTCGTCGTGAGCGCGCCGACGCGGGAGGTCCCGCGCGTACTGTTGTCGGGTGAATCGCTGCTCGGAGTGTCGCGCGCGAGCCGCGATCGCACGCTCGAAGTGGCGGCGCGCTATCACGAGCCCGAGTCGCTCGCGGTGACGCTCTCCAAGGCGATCTCGAGCGGGGCGGACGCGATCCTGCTGTCGCCGACGCAGCAGGTGCGAGGTGCGTTGGCCGAACTGAAGCAACCGTTGCCGGTGATCGCGCTGCTCCCGAACGTTCCCGACTACGTGCGCGACATGAGCGACGTCGGGCTGGTGGGTGCGGCGATGAAGCGCGTCAAACGTGCCGGACCGGCGACGCTGGTGCGGCTCGGTCTCACCGGGCTCACCCACGCGTTCGGCGTCGTCAAGAGCGACTTCGCCGCGATGGTGCCGGTGCTGCTCGAACTGGAAGCCGCCTCGCTCGGCATCCCGCGCCTGCACGGGGTGGTGGTGGCGGCGCCGATCACCGACCTCGCGCTGGCCGGGCGTCATCGCAACTTCTTCGAGCATGTGAGCCGCTTCGTGCGCGGCCGCTTCGGCGGGCTCGCGGGCTTCGAGACCCACAACCTCGGACACCTGTTGAAGGCGCTGCGCGAGTGGGGAGTGCGCCCGGACTTCGTGATCGGGCCGGTCAATCCGCGTGGCCTGCTGATGAAGCCGTCGCGCGAGGAAGTGCTGGCGGAACTGGCGAACAGCCCGGTGCCGGTGCTCGCGAAAGAGCTGCGAGCGGGCGGCGAGGTCGCATTGCTGGACGGCGCTCACTACGCGCGCTCGCACGGCGCACAGGGTGTGGTCGCCGACTTCGTGGACCTCGAGGATCTCGCGACCGAGCTGCGCGCCCTGCGCGGCTAGGGCGTTGCGAGCGCCGTGATGACCGGCGAGGACCTGCGCGCGGCATTCGCGATTCCCGCGGCACTCGCGCTGCCGGCGCTCGCGATCGCCCGGCATCTCGGTGACGCGCTTCCGAAGCCCGATCGCTGGCTGGCGGCCACCGCGATCGCGCCGCTCGCACTCGGGCTGCCGACGCTCGGGTTGTATGCCGTCGGTGTGCCGCTCGGCGCATCGTTCTGGCTCGTTTCATTCGTGGCACTGGTGCTCGCGATGTGGCCGACGCCGGCCCGCGCACCGGACCGGGCCCCGGAGCCGTTCCCGCTGAGAGCGGTGGTAGCGGCGGCGCTCGCGGTCGCGGCGCTGATCGCGCTGCCGGCGCTCGTGATTCCGTACGTGAGGATGTGGAGCGACGCGTGGTTCCACGCCGGTGTCGCGATCGAAATCGCGCGACGCGGTCTGCCGCCGACCGATCCGAATTTCGCCGGGATCCCGCTCTACTACCCGTGGTTCTTCCATGGGCTGGTCGCCACACTCGCGGAGGCGGCACGCGTCTCGCCGTTCCACCCGCAGGCGATGCTCAATGCGTGGAGCGCGGCGCTGCTGGTGTTCGCGGGCGCCCGCGTGGGAGCGCGTCTGGCGGGTGAGGGTCGCGTCACGGTCGGTGTGGCGCTGCTCGCCGGACTGGTGGTCGTGTTCGGACTCAATCCGATCGGCGGTCCGCTGTGGTTCGTGCGAGCCTTCGTCGGAGAGACCCAGGCGCTCGGCCCTGCGTGGCGTGAGCTGGCTGGAACCAATGGCGCCATGCAGTCGCTGGTGGTGGGCTTTCACCCCGTGAATTCCTCGATCCTCAATCGGCTGTGGACCGGCACCGCGCTCACTCCGGCGATCGCTGTGTCGCTGGCGCTTCTCGCCTCCGTGATGGCCGCACTCGCTCGGCCCGGATTCACGAGCGGCCTGCTGGTGCTCGGCGTGGCCGCGACGCTGCTCGCCTTCCATCCTGCATTCGGAGCGCTGGCGCTGCTGGCAGTCGGCGCGGGGCTCGTGGCCGCTGCTGCGACCTCGATCGGGCGCATGCGCGTCGCTCCACTCGCGCTGCTGGTGGTGCTCGGCGCGGCGATGGTGCTCGCTTATCCGTACGTGCGCGCCTGCTCGCCGCCCGGCACCATGACGCCCGTGCGGCTCGCGCCGTTCGTTCCGAACCTGTGGGCGATGGCACTCGGGGTGGGGCCCTGGTGGTTGCTGCTTCCCTTCGCGCTCCCGCTCGCGTGGCGCGCGGGGTCCGCCGGCCGTGTGGCACTGGTGGCGGCGAGTGTGGCGGCGTTCATGGCGGTCGGGCTGATGCTGCCCGAGAAGAACAGTCAGAAGATTCCATTTCTCGCCTGGGTGCTGCTCGCGCCGCTGTTCGCATGCGGCTTGCGGGAACTGGTGAGGCGCCTGCGGCTGCCCGGCTGGACGGTCGCGGCGGTGGCGCTCGCGTTGTGCGTGCCGACCTCGCTGCTCTACACGCTCGGCGTGATGCGCGAGTCGCGCTCGCCTGGTGCGCTGGTGCGCGGCTATGCGCCCGGCGTCGCCAACCTGCCACTGGAGACTCCCGGTGAGGCGGCTGCCGATCGCAAGCTGCGCGAGAACTACCCGCTCGAGACCATCGTGATCGAGAGCCGCCGCGCCTCGGTGAACGAGCCCAGCACGGTGCTCGCCGAGCGGCGCGTGTTCTGCGGTTCGCTCGATGTCTACCTGGGCAATCACTTCGGAGGTGCGGCGTGGGGGCGAGAACCGGGTCGGCCCGCGACCCGGCCGGGCGACGCGACCGAATCCGAGGTGCTGCCGCCGGCGGTCGCGATGATCCGCGAGGAGTTCATGGTGAGACGCGGCATCGTGGATGCCCTGTTCTCGGGCGTCGAGCTGACGCCTGCGCAACGCGACTACCTGTCGGCGTTCAAGGCGCCGGTCGTGATGATCGTGCGGCTTGCCGAGACCCCCGAGTGGGTGTGGGAACTCTTCGAACAAGATCCTGACTGGTCGACTCAGTTCCAGAACGACGAGATCCGCCTCTATCGCTGGTACGGCTTCGAGGAGGAGTGATGGCAGTCCGCATCGTCGACGAGTCGCAAGTGCACGCGCTGCTCGACATGCGCGCCTGCATCGAGCTGATGGATGCGACGCTTCGGACCGTGGCACGAGGTGGCGCGGTGCTGCCGCTTCGCACCATTCTGCGGCTGCCGGACGGGTGTGGCGTGCTGGCCTCGATGCCTTCGCACCTGAACCCGCCCGACGCGATCGGCCTCAAGGCGATCACCGTGTTCCCGGGTAACCAGGGCTCGGCGTTCGACTCGCATCAGGGCGTGGTGCTGCTGTTCGAAGCCGTGCACGGGTCGCTGGTCGCGATCCTCGATGCGAGCTCGATCACGGCGATTCGTACCGCCGCGGTGTCGGGTGTCGCGACGCGGGCGCTCGCGAATGCGAACGCCGGAGATCTGGCGATCCTCGGCAGCGGTGTTCAGGCCGCTTCACACCTCGACGCGATGGCCGCGGTTCGCTCATTGCGGCGGGTGCGCGTGTTCAGTCGCGATCCGCGTAACGCCGCGCGCTTCGCCGCGGCCGCACGAGAGGTCGACAGCGACACGATCGCGGCCGCACGCCTCTACGCCGATCGGCGCGAATCGTTGTTCGCCGAAGCGGGGGACTTCCTGATTCCGCGCTCGGAGGGTCGGGTGACCGACGCGCATCTGATCGGGGAGTTGGGAGAGGTGCTCGAGGGCACCGCGCCCGCTCGCGAGCGGCCGGAGGATCTGACCGCGTTCAAGTCGCTGGGGCTCGCGGTCGAAGACCTCGCGGCCCCGCAGTATGTGGCGACACTCGCCGCCGAGCGCGCGATCGGTATCGTGCTCGAAATCGGCGGAAAGCGCGACTTGGCGCTTGAGCCGCAGCGCGCTTCGCGCGGATAATCGAGGCGCTCGAGAACCTGCTCGGCACCAACCCGGACGGTGCGCGCCTCCGTCCGGTGCGCGCGGTCCGCCTCGGAGGCGACCATGCATCGTGAACGGTTTTCCCGACTCGCCCGCACGCTTTGGAACGGCTGGACGCTCGCGCTGGCCGGCGCGCTCGCCTCGATCCCCGTCGAAAACGCTCACGCGCAGGACGCGGCCGTGGCGATGCTCCTGGCCCCGGTCGATGGCGCGGTCCACGCGGTGGTCTCGGACGGCGCCGGTGGCTGGTTCATCGGCGGTCGCTTCCGCGAAGTCGGCGGAGTGCCGCGCCACAATCTCGCTCACGTGCTCGCCGATCGGTCGGTCGACTTGTGGAACGCCGATACCGACGGCCCCGTTCACGCGCTGCAGCTGAGCGGCGGGCGCCTGTTCGTCGGCGGCGCGTTTCGCCTCATCAATGGACAGCCGCGGGCGCATCTTGCGGCACTCGACGCGCGCACCGCGACCGTCGAGCTGTGGGATCCGCATCCGAACGCGCCCGTCATGGCGATTCTTCCCGAGGGCGACGTCGTGTATGCGGCGGGCTGCTTCACCGAGATCGGCGATCGTGCACGCGGTCACCTGGCGGCGCTCGATGCGCGCAGCGGTGTGCCGACGCTGTGGTCCCCGGACGCGAACGGCCACGTGTTCACGCTCGCGCTCGATCGCGGCACGCTCTACGCGGGCGGCTGTTTCACCGAGATTGGAGGTCGGCCACGCGGGCACCTGGCCGCGCTGAGTCGGGAGAGCGGCCGCGCCGATCTGTGGGACCCGCAGGCCGATGGCCCGGTGCTCTCGATCGCGCTCAGCGGCTCGAGCGTCTACGCCGGCGGCTGCTTCACGCGGATCGGCGGAGGCGCGCGCGGTCACCTGGCGCAGCTCGATCGCACCAGCGGATTCGCGGAACTGTGGAACCCCGACCTCGACGGCGCCGTGATGGCGGTCGCGCGCAGCGGCAATACCGTCTACGCCGGCGGCTGCTTCAGTCGCGTGGGCGGTCAGGCGCGGGGCCACGCGACCGCGATCGATGCGCGGAGCGGCTACGCCGAGACCTGGAATCCCGACGCGAATGGCCCGATCGCGACACTCGCGGTGCGCGATGGAGCGATCGTGACGGGCGGCTCGTTCTCGCGGCTGCGCGATCTCGATCGCGCGCGGCTCGCGGTCACGGATCGCGACTTCGGCTTCGCGCTGGAGCGCATTCCCGGCGTCGAGTGATCGGAACGGGCGGCGCGCAGTGACGCGGCCGCCCGCGCTCCGGCGCTACTTGCGGTCGCGCCGGGTGCTGACCCGCTCGGTCGAGATGCCGGGACGCGCCTCGGTCTCGAGCTCGAGCGGTGGTGCGGCCATCCCGTCGTCGGTGGCGCGGGACTGCCCGGCGTCGCGGCCGCGGAGCACCGACCACTTCGCGGCACGTTCGCGCTTCGCTTCCTCGCCGAGTGGAAAGTTCTCGAGCACCAGGTCGAGCACCTGCTCGATGCGTCCGACCGGCGCGAAGATCATCTGAGTGCGCACCTCGACCGGCACGTCTTCGAGATCGCGCTGATTGTCGGACGGGATCACGACGGTCTTGAGTCCGGCACGATGCGCGCCCAGCACCTTCTCCTTGAGCCCGCCGATCGGCAGCACCCGGCCCAGCAGCGTGATCTCGCCGGTCATGGCGATCCCGGTTCGCATCCGGCAATCGGTCAGCAGGCTCACGATCGCCGTGCACATCGTGATGCCCGCCGACGGGCCATCCTTCGGGATCGCGCCGGACGGTAGGTGCACGTGCAGATCGGTGTGCTCGAACCAGTCCGGAACGATGCCGAGCAGTTCGCTGTTGGCGCGCACGAAGCTGAGTGCGGCCTGTGCGGATTCGCGCATGACTTCGCCGAGCTGACCCGTCAGCACCAGCTGCTTCGAGCCCGGCATGACCTGGGCCTCGATCATGAGCACCTCGCCGCCGACCGGCGTCCAGGCGAGCCCCAGGGCCTGCCCGGGACGCTCGATGCGCGTGAGGGTCTCGTGAGCGTATTTCTCGGAGCCGAGCAGTTCCCGAACGCGGGCCGGGGTGATGACGCGCGGCGGGTCGCCACCCTCGGCGACCTGCTTGGCGGTGCGGCGCAGCAGGTTCGCGAGCTCGCGTTCGAGATTGCGAAGTCCTGCTTCGCCGGTGTAGTCGCGAACCACCTTGAGGATCGCGTCGTCTTCGATCGTGATCTCGAGCGACTCGAGGCCGTTCTCGCGGATCGCCTTCGGAATCAGGTAGCGCCGCGCGATCTCGAGCTTCTCACGATCGATGTAGCTCGCCAGCTCGATGACCTCCATGCGGTCGCGCAATGCCGCCGGGATCATGTCGAGCACGTTCGCAGTGCACACGAACAGCACCTCGGACAGGTCGAACGGCACGTCGAGATAGTGATCCTGAAACGTGGTGTTCTGTTCCGGATCGAGTACCTCGAGCAACGCGCTCGACGGATCGCCCTGGTAGTCCGCGG
This sequence is a window from Candidatus Eisenbacteria bacterium. Protein-coding genes within it:
- a CDS encoding PQQ-binding-like beta-propeller repeat protein yields the protein MHRERFSRLARTLWNGWTLALAGALASIPVENAHAQDAAVAMLLAPVDGAVHAVVSDGAGGWFIGGRFREVGGVPRHNLAHVLADRSVDLWNADTDGPVHALQLSGGRLFVGGAFRLINGQPRAHLAALDARTATVELWDPHPNAPVMAILPEGDVVYAAGCFTEIGDRARGHLAALDARSGVPTLWSPDANGHVFTLALDRGTLYAGGCFTEIGGRPRGHLAALSRESGRADLWDPQADGPVLSIALSGSSVYAGGCFTRIGGGARGHLAQLDRTSGFAELWNPDLDGAVMAVARSGNTVYAGGCFSRVGGQARGHATAIDARSGYAETWNPDANGPIATLAVRDGAIVTGGSFSRLRDLDRARLAVTDRDFGFALERIPGVE
- a CDS encoding ornithine cyclodeaminase family protein; translated protein: MAVRIVDESQVHALLDMRACIELMDATLRTVARGGAVLPLRTILRLPDGCGVLASMPSHLNPPDAIGLKAITVFPGNQGSAFDSHQGVVLLFEAVHGSLVAILDASSITAIRTAAVSGVATRALANANAGDLAILGSGVQAASHLDAMAAVRSLRRVRVFSRDPRNAARFAAAAREVDSDTIAAARLYADRRESLFAEAGDFLIPRSEGRVTDAHLIGELGEVLEGTAPARERPEDLTAFKSLGLAVEDLAAPQYVATLAAERAIGIVLEIGGKRDLALEPQRASRG
- a CDS encoding NAD(P)H-binding protein translates to MKILVTGASGFIGQPLVRRLLVSGHAVRALVRRVPVAAPGDTRAGGAEYLQGDLSDVPSLARAVAGMDAIVHLACATGVADAALVQRINVDGTRALLEAAKTAGVRRFVFVSTISATRERMGPYGRTKLEGERLVAASGLEWVTVRPSLVYGSSDIGLFATLSAYLKKLPVVPVIGDGKIELDPVHVEDVNAVIEQCVTRADVIGKSYDLLGPERVTFNDFLALVSRSLGVQKPVVHLPGPLALLMASVLGMISKRPPVSVDNVLGMISPARVDREPLRRDFKLPWIRLEEGLRRNDDPRSSAGAAVAANLANAYAAAPPPRVPLSGTSLSPGSGMASPPSMSPSGVELGAVAMQERPTSPGSVPLPEMLRNSPRPLRKVRVGVVGLGKMGVAHTTVLSMIPDCEVVGLVDHHPGLAKSLQGMGHRAPYFKSVDALIDRAAPDAIFVCTPQNSHLAVSRLALEGGCAVFVEKPLAHTLEEGEKLAELAAEKRRPVGCGFTLAYLPVFAAGQHALATGALGAVRQARSSMYLSQVFGPRKGWMYEKSRSGGGVVANISSHLLFLLEWYLGTPVEVRANASRLYGEVEDELHGMMTLASGAEVGFDSSWSVPGYPLSAVVIEIEGENGKLLVSNDALELDLAQAAGGWPAGYSRLRPADLPQPARYDVNGEGYYLEDAAFLAWATGGVAPPTTVDSALRVQRVMDALYRSADQSGERVKVSS